In Sphingobacteriaceae bacterium, a single genomic region encodes these proteins:
- the secDF gene encoding protein translocase subunit SecDF: MQNKGAIKIFAVLLTLACVFYLSFTWVTRGVEEEATAYADNYVNSAKIKSAAKEFASGNVSKEVQYIDSVKSYIADRYLDSMKKIPVYDILIAEYTYEECKKNELNLGLDLRGGMNVTLEVSVIDIIKGLSNNSADIPFNNALAETQKNLGVKNNDDFITLFNKVYTKNTNGQGRLAPIFQSIENKGKLSYNSTNDEVIKFLRERVDEAVGNAEKTFRSRIDRFGVTQPNIQKLEASGRILVELPGVKDKARVRELLQGTANLEFWETYENGEIAQLMDKANFALRKELFAETLLAKKDSASVASDSLNTNNTTNDSLKVKDSLANAAPTTSVNPQDTALKNFLKRAPLFSMYSPLRPNIVYDEKGQPKSWAEGASIGRSYTKSDTAKVNEYLRILKGKNIFPSKLKFMWSAKETEQKQEGKVVASYFELFLIKITDSKGRAALSGDIITEARKDYDQRSGGVPLISMSMNSEAAQKWKTITGANKGRCVAVVMDNMVYSAPRVNSEISGGQSQITGNFTDAEADALAAILSAGKLPAPAHIVEESIVGATLGPENIESGLFSFAIALAVILLFMAAYYNKAGIVANIALIANMFFIMGVLTSMGAVLTLPGIAGIVLTIGLAVDANILIFERVREELALGKATNQAIKEGFKHAMSSIIDSNVTLLLLGIILYIFGSGPVQGFATTLCVGILASLFSAILITRVIFEWMLERKMQIPFDNNFTRNAFKNVNINFVGKRKLYYAFSTLIIIVGVVFFFKNKGLNLGVDFKGGRTYQVRFDKDINTEDLKKSLAKQFGEAPVVKTVGNGSSEVKITTTFRVSENGPTVDDEVEKSLNAGLSELNAGAEIIQQQKVGPTIATDVVYGAYGAILFSCLMMFIYIVIRFRKWQYGLGSVVALFHDVLIVLSFYTIFDGLLPFSLEIGQDFIAAILTVMGYTMTETVVVFDRIRERLSESGKADVFGEERNKLINYALNSTLSRTILTSLTVFFVLLVIFIFGGDSIRGFIFALLIGRIIGTYSSLCISTPIVVDFDKKK, encoded by the coding sequence ATGCAAAACAAAGGTGCCATTAAAATATTTGCCGTGTTGCTTACACTGGCTTGTGTTTTTTATCTTTCATTTACTTGGGTAACACGGGGTGTTGAAGAAGAAGCGACAGCATATGCTGACAATTATGTAAACTCGGCTAAAATAAAATCTGCCGCTAAAGAATTTGCTTCGGGCAATGTTTCTAAAGAAGTTCAGTATATCGATTCGGTGAAAAGTTATATCGCCGACCGTTACCTGGATTCTATGAAAAAAATTCCGGTGTATGATATTTTAATTGCTGAGTATACTTATGAAGAATGTAAGAAGAATGAATTAAATCTGGGATTGGATTTAAGAGGAGGAATGAACGTTACACTTGAAGTTTCTGTAATCGATATCATCAAAGGATTAAGCAACAACAGTGCAGATATTCCTTTCAATAACGCGCTTGCCGAAACACAAAAAAATCTGGGTGTAAAAAACAATGATGATTTTATTACACTCTTTAATAAAGTGTATACTAAAAACACAAATGGTCAAGGACGTTTAGCACCTATTTTTCAAAGCATAGAGAATAAAGGAAAACTTTCTTATAATTCAACGAATGATGAAGTGATTAAATTTTTACGCGAGCGTGTTGACGAAGCGGTAGGTAATGCCGAAAAAACGTTCCGCAGTCGTATCGATCGTTTTGGTGTAACGCAACCCAACATTCAAAAGTTGGAAGCAAGTGGCCGTATTTTGGTAGAATTACCGGGTGTAAAAGATAAAGCGCGTGTACGTGAGTTATTACAAGGAACTGCAAATCTCGAATTCTGGGAAACTTATGAAAACGGCGAAATTGCTCAATTAATGGATAAGGCCAATTTTGCATTACGCAAAGAATTATTTGCCGAAACATTATTGGCAAAAAAAGATTCTGCTTCAGTGGCATCCGATTCATTAAATACAAACAATACAACTAACGATAGCTTAAAAGTTAAAGATAGTTTGGCGAATGCCGCTCCCACAACAAGTGTGAACCCCCAGGATACTGCACTTAAGAATTTTTTAAAGAGAGCCCCTTTATTCTCGATGTATTCGCCTCTTCGTCCAAACATCGTTTATGATGAAAAAGGACAACCAAAAAGTTGGGCTGAAGGAGCAAGTATTGGACGTTCGTATACCAAATCCGATACAGCTAAAGTAAATGAGTACTTAAGAATTTTAAAGGGCAAAAATATTTTCCCTTCTAAATTAAAATTCATGTGGAGTGCTAAGGAAACTGAACAAAAGCAAGAAGGAAAAGTTGTTGCCAGTTATTTCGAATTATTTTTAATTAAAATTACAGATAGCAAAGGAAGAGCTGCCTTAAGCGGTGATATAATTACTGAAGCTCGTAAAGATTATGATCAACGTAGTGGTGGTGTTCCATTAATCAGCATGAGCATGAATAGCGAAGCGGCTCAAAAATGGAAAACAATTACCGGTGCAAATAAAGGCCGTTGTGTAGCCGTGGTTATGGATAACATGGTTTATTCTGCCCCTCGCGTGAATTCTGAAATTTCAGGTGGTCAATCGCAAATTACCGGAAACTTTACAGATGCGGAAGCCGACGCTTTAGCGGCTATTTTAAGTGCAGGTAAATTACCGGCACCGGCTCATATTGTTGAAGAAAGTATTGTGGGCGCTACTTTGGGTCCTGAAAATATCGAATCGGGATTATTTAGTTTCGCCATAGCCCTAGCCGTTATCTTACTTTTTATGGCGGCTTATTATAATAAGGCGGGTATTGTAGCCAATATTGCCCTAATTGCGAACATGTTCTTTATAATGGGCGTACTAACCAGTATGGGCGCAGTTTTAACTTTACCGGGTATTGCCGGTATCGTATTAACCATAGGTTTAGCCGTGGATGCAAACATCTTAATTTTTGAGCGTGTACGTGAGGAATTAGCCTTAGGCAAAGCAACCAATCAAGCAATTAAAGAAGGTTTCAAACACGCCATGTCTTCCATCATCGACTCTAACGTTACTCTATTATTATTGGGTATTATTCTTTACATTTTTGGTAGCGGACCGGTTCAAGGTTTTGCGACTACACTTTGTGTAGGTATTTTAGCCTCTTTATTTTCAGCTATATTAATTACCCGTGTAATTTTTGAATGGATGTTGGAGCGCAAAATGCAAATTCCATTTGATAACAACTTTACTCGTAATGCCTTTAAAAATGTAAACATCAACTTCGTAGGAAAACGTAAATTATATTATGCTTTCTCTACGTTAATTATAATTGTGGGTGTTGTGTTTTTCTTTAAAAATAAAGGATTGAATTTGGGTGTGGATTTTAAAGGTGGACGAACTTATCAGGTACGTTTTGATAAGGATATCAATACCGAAGATTTAAAGAAATCATTGGCCAAACAATTTGGCGAGGCACCGGTTGTAAAAACTGTTGGTAATGGTTCAAGTGAAGTGAAAATTACTACCACTTTCCGAGTTTCAGAAAACGGACCAACCGTAGATGACGAAGTTGAAAAGTCATTAAACGCGGGTCTTAGTGAACTTAATGCAGGGGCTGAAATTATACAGCAACAAAAAGTTGGACCAACTATTGCAACTGACGTTGTGTATGGCGCTTATGGAGCCATTTTATTTTCTTGTTTAATGATGTTTATTTATATCGTTATTCGTTTCCGTAAATGGCAATATGGTTTAGGGTCGGTTGTGGCTTTATTCCACGACGTTTTAATTGTATTATCTTTCTACACAATATTTGATGGATTATTACCTTTCTCGCTAGAAATTGGTCAGGATTTTATCGCGGCGATTTTAACGGTTATGGGATATACTATGACAGAAACTGTGGTTGTGTTTGACAGGATTAGAGAGCGACTAAGCGAAAGTGGAAAAGCGGATGTATTCGGTGAAGAACGTAACAAATTAATTAACTATGCATTAAATAGTACATTAAGCCGTACCATTTTAACTTCGTTAACTGTATTTTTCGTACTATTAGTAATCTTTATATTTGGTGGCGACAGTATCAGAGGATTTATATTTGCGTTATTAATCGGTCGTATAATCGGTACATACTCATCGTTGTGTATCTCCACTCCTATAGTGGTTGATTTTGATAAAAAGAAATAA
- a CDS encoding heme exporter protein CcmB, translating into MYALLKKEFLLEFRQKSTLGGVIVYIAGTIFTSVLCFKGKLDKPTWNALFWIITLFTSVSISGKSFLKEAGGSALFNYLHYSPQKFIINKVAYNMFFMMILSLITFFFYSFFVRNEVENLPLFLLILLLASTGLAGSLSLMSAIATKAGGNFALMSILSFPVILPLIIVAIKASKQAVDGIEWAGIDFGLIWILAALNVLTLALSFLLFPYLWRD; encoded by the coding sequence ATGTATGCACTTCTGAAAAAGGAATTTTTATTGGAGTTCAGGCAAAAGTCTACACTTGGCGGTGTTATTGTTTACATTGCCGGAACCATTTTTACCAGTGTACTTTGCTTTAAAGGTAAATTGGATAAACCAACTTGGAATGCCTTATTTTGGATCATCACCTTATTCACATCTGTTTCCATTAGTGGTAAAAGTTTTTTAAAGGAGGCCGGAGGAAGTGCTCTTTTCAATTATTTGCATTATTCTCCACAAAAGTTCATCATCAATAAAGTAGCGTATAATATGTTTTTTATGATGATTTTATCACTCATTACCTTTTTCTTTTATTCTTTTTTTGTGAGAAATGAGGTTGAAAATCTACCTTTATTTTTATTGATTTTGCTGCTGGCATCTACAGGATTAGCCGGTTCCCTTTCGTTAATGAGCGCAATTGCCACAAAGGCCGGAGGCAATTTTGCTTTAATGAGCATATTAAGTTTTCCGGTAATTTTACCGCTCATTATTGTTGCCATTAAAGCAAGTAAACAGGCGGTTGATGGAATTGAATGGGCCGGCATTGATTTTGGCCTAATCTGGATTTTAGCCGCTTTAAATGTCCTTACTTTGGCCCTTTCTTTTTTATTATTTCCGTATCTTTGGCGAGACTAA
- the ccsA gene encoding cytochrome c biogenesis protein CcsA, whose amino-acid sequence MMKHWYKIASVILILYSLVFGLMNEVPRLDILNETIRNVYYHVPIWFAMLFMMSVSLIHSIRFLLSYNIKIDAKANDAASIGLFLCLPGIATGSLWARYTWGTWWTFQDPKLNGVAISILIYLAYFILRSSVDDENKKARLAAVYNIFAFVMMNVFIMILPRITDSLHPGNGGNPAFGKYDLNSNMRLIFYPAVIGWVFFGYWLFEIKNRFTNIKLKWNES is encoded by the coding sequence ATCATGAAACACTGGTATAAAATTGCTTCAGTTATTTTAATCTTGTATTCGCTCGTTTTTGGGTTAATGAATGAAGTGCCTCGTTTGGATATTTTAAATGAAACCATTCGTAACGTGTACTATCATGTGCCAATTTGGTTTGCCATGCTTTTTATGATGAGTGTTTCGTTGATTCATTCCATTCGTTTTTTACTTTCTTACAATATTAAAATAGATGCGAAAGCCAATGATGCAGCAAGTATAGGTCTCTTTCTTTGCTTGCCTGGTATAGCAACCGGAAGTTTATGGGCCAGATATACCTGGGGAACCTGGTGGACTTTTCAAGATCCTAAATTAAACGGTGTGGCCATCAGTATTCTCATCTACTTGGCTTATTTCATTTTAAGATCATCCGTTGACGATGAAAATAAAAAAGCAAGATTAGCAGCCGTTTATAATATTTTTGCATTTGTGATGATGAACGTATTTATTATGATATTGCCTCGGATTACAGATTCATTGCATCCAGGAAATGGTGGAAATCCGGCTTTTGGTAAATATGACTTAAATAGTAATATGCGCTTAATATTTTACCCGGCTGTTATCGGTTGGGTATTTTTTGGTTATTGGCTTTTTGAAATAAAAAATAGGTTTACAAATATTAAATTGAAATGGAATGAATCATAA
- a CDS encoding CcmD family protein: MNHKLLIIMLTLISFITKGQTNGPEMADVMRSEGKIYVVIGVLSIIFVCIVLFLIYIERKLSKIEKEIRK; this comes from the coding sequence ATGAATCATAAATTATTAATAATAATGCTCACCCTAATCTCTTTTATTACCAAGGGACAAACTAACGGTCCTGAAATGGCTGATGTTATGCGTAGTGAAGGTAAGATATATGTAGTGATAGGCGTTTTATCTATTATTTTTGTTTGTATAGTTTTATTCCTGATTTATATTGAAAGAAAATTATCAAAAATCGAAAAAGAAATTCGTAAATAG
- a CDS encoding cytochrome c maturation protein CcmE: MKKLHLIGLLIIAIAIAVIMVSLKNTTTYADFEEAMKNPDVEYHVVGVLDKSQELVYEPKVNADLCSFHMTDNKGELRQVVLHKSPPQDIEKSEQIVLIGKMEGDAFHANDILMKCPSKYNDAAPKVE; this comes from the coding sequence ATGAAAAAGCTACACTTAATAGGATTATTAATTATTGCAATAGCCATTGCTGTAATTATGGTTTCTTTAAAAAACACAACTACTTACGCAGACTTTGAAGAAGCTATGAAAAACCCGGATGTGGAATATCATGTGGTAGGTGTTTTAGATAAAAGTCAGGAATTGGTTTACGAACCTAAAGTGAATGCAGATTTATGCAGCTTTCACATGACGGATAATAAAGGGGAATTAAGGCAAGTGGTGTTGCATAAAAGCCCCCCTCAGGATATTGAAAAAAGTGAACAAATTGTGCTGATTGGAAAAATGGAGGGAGATGCTTTTCATGCCAACGATATTTTAATGAAATGTCCGAGTAAGTATAATGATGCGGCGCCAAAGGTAGAATAA
- the ccsA gene encoding cytochrome c biogenesis protein CcsA, which translates to MTEVNYIGEHLWAGKLGHAFIAVSFVAAFISCLSFFLSTSNKEYLKTARLFFSIHAISVLGIIATMFFMLFNHYFEYQYVWQHSNKSMDMKFILSCFWEGQEGSFLLWTFWNIVLAFFLHLTIKGGEWEASVMCIMALVQVFLASMLLGNYFFDYKIGSNPFLLLREHEQFSNLPFVKSPNYLAKLDGRGLNPLLMNYWMTIHPPTLFLGFSSTVVPFAFALAGLWRKKYSEWQEKTLPWAFFGILILGVGILMGGAWAYEALSFGGFWAWDPVENSSLVPWLVLVAAGHTMIINRNNGGSLFTTHFLTIASFLLVLYSTFLTRSGILGNASVHAFTDLGMTGQLVMYVLTFILITVALLIEDKLHRYSYIAVSFLLLFVAVMYGYKRIILMAWLISSAVLVANSYYRTFPKQKEEEKLFSREFWIFMGSLIFLLSSLIITYFTSIPVLNKLFGLEYAPPKPDMYNDWMIPFAILLCFLMGGALFLKYKKTETKKFLKRISYSMILSFLFTLSTSIPLYFLGENVFSGQKIMYALLIFAGFFSVFSNFDYLINILKGKITKSGSAIAHLGFALILLGALISTSKKTAISKNTSGKSMSALGEGFDENESIVLTQGDTLPMGPYWVTYAKKRREGINVYFEVNYLKPGKDNKPEFDFTLTPFVQDNPIMGQASEPDTKHYLNRDVYTHVTYADLKANTDENKETYGEAKNYIGHVGDTIFASNALVIIDSLKTNIGKEQYEKNDSLLIVTAVLRALDNKSNTYYAYPKYIIKNSVVIPQEDIIDELGLKLVFWKIDPEEGHVEITMSERVGNTKDFIVLKAFIFPYINILWLGCIIMAIGTGIAIIERIRKFRLQTK; encoded by the coding sequence TTGACTGAAGTAAACTATATTGGCGAACACTTGTGGGCAGGGAAGCTGGGACATGCATTCATTGCCGTGTCATTTGTTGCGGCGTTTATTTCATGCCTTTCCTTTTTTTTATCTACTTCTAATAAAGAATATCTTAAAACAGCAAGATTGTTTTTTTCGATTCATGCCATTAGCGTACTTGGTATTATTGCCACCATGTTTTTCATGTTATTTAATCATTATTTTGAATATCAATATGTATGGCAACATAGTAATAAGAGCATGGACATGAAATTTATTCTGTCTTGTTTTTGGGAAGGACAAGAGGGAAGTTTTTTATTATGGACATTTTGGAATATTGTTTTAGCTTTTTTTCTGCATCTCACTATTAAAGGGGGGGAATGGGAAGCGAGTGTGATGTGCATTATGGCACTTGTGCAGGTTTTTTTGGCCAGTATGCTTTTAGGTAATTACTTCTTTGATTATAAAATAGGAAGCAATCCGTTTTTATTATTACGCGAGCACGAGCAGTTTAGTAATTTACCTTTTGTAAAAAGCCCTAATTATCTGGCCAAGCTTGACGGAAGAGGATTAAATCCCTTATTAATGAATTACTGGATGACGATTCATCCGCCTACTTTATTTTTGGGTTTCTCCTCAACTGTTGTTCCATTTGCATTTGCATTAGCCGGACTATGGAGAAAAAAATATTCCGAGTGGCAGGAAAAAACTTTGCCTTGGGCGTTTTTTGGTATTTTGATCTTAGGAGTAGGTATTTTAATGGGCGGTGCCTGGGCTTATGAAGCCTTGAGTTTCGGAGGGTTTTGGGCATGGGATCCGGTTGAAAATTCTTCTTTGGTTCCTTGGTTGGTTTTGGTGGCAGCGGGGCATACCATGATTATTAACCGCAACAATGGGGGTTCATTATTTACCACACATTTTTTAACCATTGCTTCTTTTTTATTAGTGTTGTATTCAACCTTTTTAACCAGAAGTGGAATATTAGGCAACGCTTCAGTACATGCATTTACAGATTTAGGTATGACCGGTCAATTGGTCATGTATGTGCTTACTTTTATCTTAATTACCGTAGCCTTATTGATTGAAGATAAATTACACCGGTATTCTTATATAGCGGTTTCTTTCCTCTTATTGTTTGTTGCTGTGATGTATGGATATAAGCGAATTATTTTAATGGCTTGGCTAATTTCATCTGCGGTTTTAGTAGCCAACTCGTATTATAGAACTTTTCCAAAACAAAAGGAAGAAGAAAAATTGTTTTCCAGAGAATTCTGGATTTTTATGGGTTCACTTATTTTTTTACTCTCTTCCTTAATCATTACTTATTTTACATCTATTCCTGTTCTCAACAAATTATTTGGTTTGGAGTACGCACCACCAAAACCCGACATGTATAATGATTGGATGATTCCTTTTGCTATACTACTTTGTTTTTTAATGGGAGGTGCCTTGTTTTTAAAATATAAGAAAACAGAAACTAAAAAATTCTTAAAGCGCATTTCTTATAGCATGATTCTGTCTTTTTTATTTACTTTATCTACTTCAATTCCTCTTTATTTCTTGGGCGAAAATGTATTTAGCGGGCAAAAAATCATGTACGCCTTGCTTATTTTTGCAGGATTCTTTTCTGTGTTTTCCAATTTCGATTATTTGATTAATATTTTGAAAGGTAAAATTACCAAGAGTGGTTCGGCTATTGCACATTTGGGATTTGCTTTAATTTTATTGGGAGCCTTGATTTCTACTTCTAAAAAAACCGCAATTTCTAAAAACACATCCGGAAAAAGCATGTCGGCTTTAGGCGAAGGTTTTGATGAAAATGAAAGTATTGTACTTACGCAAGGTGATACTTTACCTATGGGTCCGTATTGGGTAACTTATGCCAAGAAAAGACGGGAAGGAATAAATGTGTATTTTGAAGTGAACTACTTAAAGCCCGGAAAAGACAATAAGCCGGAATTCGATTTCACTTTAACGCCCTTTGTGCAAGATAATCCAATAATGGGTCAGGCATCTGAACCGGATACTAAACATTATTTGAATAGGGATGTATATACTCATGTAACCTATGCAGATTTAAAAGCGAATACGGATGAGAATAAAGAAACCTACGGTGAGGCTAAAAATTATATCGGACATGTTGGGGATACCATTTTTGCCTCTAATGCCTTGGTTATTATTGATTCTTTAAAAACAAATATTGGCAAAGAGCAGTATGAAAAAAATGATTCTTTATTAATTGTAACGGCCGTATTAAGAGCTTTAGATAATAAATCAAATACTTATTATGCCTATCCAAAATACATCATCAAAAACAGTGTGGTTATACCGCAGGAAGATATCATTGATGAGTTAGGATTGAAATTGGTTTTTTGGAAAATTGATCCGGAAGAGGGACACGTTGAAATCACAATGAGCGAAAGAGTAGGGAACACCAAAGATTTTATTGTACTCAAAGCTTTTATTTTTCCTTATATAAATATACTGTGGTTGGGCTGCATAATCATGGCAATAGGCACGGGTATTGCAATCATTGAAAGAATTCGTAAATTCAGACTACAAACCAAGTAG
- a CDS encoding DUF2520 domain-containing protein: MPNISGKKIVILGCGNLAWHLAMQFSKLKFELVVWNHKSSKELSKFEKAFSCKISSGKSNIPQNADFYFVCISDSHISSISAYLHPHKESAIVCHTSGSQALIRLKNKSGIKGVLYPLQSFSKKDKLHWKEIPLMIEAENKSGLQELKKLAKLLSDSVTVVNTNNRQLYHLCAVFINNFGNALFSSVELLLNEEKLNNNKHLFVPLQLKTLEKAINLGALKSQTGPAIRNDKETIKLHQQKLKNKKELLEVYNAITTLIQKKVGKGKL; this comes from the coding sequence ATGCCAAATATTAGTGGTAAAAAAATTGTTATTCTGGGCTGTGGTAATCTGGCCTGGCATTTGGCCATGCAATTTTCTAAATTAAAGTTTGAACTTGTAGTTTGGAATCATAAAAGCTCAAAAGAACTTTCCAAATTTGAAAAAGCATTCTCATGTAAAATTAGTTCCGGCAAATCGAATATACCTCAAAATGCCGATTTCTATTTTGTTTGTATAAGTGATTCGCATATCAGTAGTATTTCAGCTTATTTACACCCTCATAAAGAATCTGCAATAGTTTGTCACACATCAGGGTCGCAAGCGCTAATTCGTTTAAAAAATAAATCAGGTATTAAGGGTGTGCTTTATCCACTTCAATCTTTTTCTAAAAAGGATAAATTGCATTGGAAAGAAATTCCATTAATGATTGAAGCTGAAAATAAGTCAGGACTTCAGGAATTAAAGAAATTAGCAAAATTATTGTCTGATTCGGTTACAGTTGTGAATACGAATAACAGACAATTATATCATTTATGTGCCGTATTCATTAATAATTTTGGGAATGCACTTTTTTCTTCTGTTGAGCTTTTATTAAATGAAGAAAAGCTGAACAACAACAAACATTTATTTGTACCCTTGCAATTAAAAACCCTTGAAAAAGCCATTAACTTAGGAGCATTAAAGTCACAAACCGGCCCGGCAATCAGGAATGATAAAGAAACCATTAAATTACATCAGCAGAAATTAAAAAATAAAAAAGAATTGTTAGAAGTTTATAATGCAATAACAACATTAATTCAAAAAAAAGTTGGAAAAGGAAAACTATAA
- a CDS encoding HAD hydrolase family protein → MEKENYKKILSRIKTLMFDIDGVFTDGKVLVLENGEMVRNMYGKDGYALHLAIKKGYNIVVISGGNNIAVKAALTRAGIKDIYINVKNKLDCFNQYLKENSITSNEVLYMGDDLPDYEVMQAAGLAVCPADSAVEIKEISLYVSKAKGGEGCVRDIIEQIMRAQGTWEISQW, encoded by the coding sequence TTGGAAAAGGAAAACTATAAAAAAATATTGAGTCGTATAAAAACCTTAATGTTTGACATTGATGGGGTATTTACAGATGGTAAAGTGCTGGTTCTCGAAAACGGCGAAATGGTAAGGAATATGTATGGCAAAGATGGTTATGCTTTGCATTTAGCAATAAAAAAGGGATATAATATTGTAGTGATTTCGGGGGGTAATAATATTGCAGTTAAAGCGGCATTAACCAGAGCCGGAATAAAGGATATTTATATTAATGTAAAAAATAAATTAGACTGTTTTAATCAATATCTTAAGGAAAATTCAATAACTTCCAATGAAGTACTTTATATGGGTGATGATTTGCCGGATTATGAAGTTATGCAAGCAGCCGGTTTAGCCGTTTGTCCGGCCGATTCAGCAGTTGAAATCAAGGAAATTAGCTTATACGTATCAAAGGCGAAAGGCGGAGAAGGTTGTGTAAGGGATATAATTGAACAAATAATGAGGGCCCAGGGCACTTGGGAAATTTCTCAATGGTGA
- a CDS encoding geranylgeranylglycerol-phosphate geranylgeranyltransferase, which translates to MSKILNNPYIAVLKLVRIENLIMIALTQYFLRYFVLQKVLSDHDLNLFVNDRFFGVLVFSTILIAAAGYVINDYFDVKTDLINHPDTVVLDKVIKRRIAIIMHLTFTIAGLLLGVWCSLKAGYLRLSIFHFSAAALLWFYSTNLKKSLLIGNIVVSILTAAVSFIPLVYEIGLMEKLIPDFNAIHSIAILKSFKVILIFSIFAFLTSLAREILKDIEDFEGDKQTGGATLPIKWGKPFAKMTAFFILLIVTILLMFVVYNTFKANRIIMSIQIIYISTLLISPLLLLEFLLIKAKSSLQFKRLSLLLKVIMLFGLSFSIIYFYY; encoded by the coding sequence ATGAGCAAAATTTTAAATAATCCATATATCGCTGTTCTAAAGCTGGTAAGAATAGAAAATCTTATCATGATAGCATTAACTCAATACTTTTTACGGTATTTTGTTTTACAAAAAGTTTTATCAGACCATGATTTAAATTTGTTTGTGAATGACCGGTTTTTTGGAGTGTTAGTTTTCAGTACTATTTTAATTGCCGCGGCTGGATATGTAATAAACGATTATTTTGATGTTAAAACTGATTTGATTAATCATCCGGACACCGTTGTTTTAGATAAAGTGATAAAGAGGCGAATAGCTATTATTATGCATCTGACTTTTACAATTGCCGGATTACTTTTGGGAGTTTGGTGTTCTTTAAAAGCCGGTTACCTGCGCCTTTCTATTTTTCATTTTTCGGCTGCTGCTTTACTTTGGTTTTACAGCACCAATCTCAAAAAATCATTATTGATCGGAAATATAGTGGTTTCGATACTTACTGCTGCTGTTTCTTTTATTCCGCTTGTTTATGAAATTGGTTTGATGGAAAAACTAATACCTGATTTTAATGCAATACATTCTATTGCTATTTTGAAAAGTTTTAAAGTAATTTTAATATTTTCAATTTTCGCCTTCTTAACCAGTTTAGCCCGTGAAATTCTAAAAGACATTGAAGATTTTGAGGGTGATAAACAAACTGGAGGAGCAACTTTACCTATAAAATGGGGGAAGCCATTTGCGAAAATGACTGCTTTTTTCATACTGCTTATTGTAACAATTTTATTAATGTTTGTAGTTTACAATACATTTAAGGCAAATCGAATCATTATGAGTATACAAATTATATATATTTCAACTTTGCTAATTTCACCATTACTACTTTTAGAATTTCTTTTAATAAAGGCTAAATCTTCACTTCAGTTTAAACGACTTAGTTTGTTGCTAAAAGTCATCATGCTTTTTGGATTAAGTTTTAGTATTATTTATTTCTATTATTAA
- the maf gene encoding septum formation protein Maf: MDIQKFISNFPYDIILGSASPRRQELLKSLGFNFSVKPMNVDEGQWPVNLQEHEICVYLAEQKAKAYTFSTEKELLITSDTIVWCNKKVYNKPADFEEGMTMLRELSGKMHVVYTAVCLKTQGKSKTFYDASHVYFKNFDDNEIAFYLNTYKPYDKAGAYGVQDWLGFVGIEKIEGSFYNVMGLPVKKLWEELLLFTI; encoded by the coding sequence ATGGATATTCAAAAGTTTATTTCAAATTTTCCATACGATATTATTTTGGGTTCGGCTTCACCGCGCAGGCAGGAGCTTCTCAAAAGCTTAGGATTTAATTTTTCTGTTAAACCAATGAATGTGGATGAAGGGCAATGGCCTGTGAATTTGCAAGAACATGAAATTTGTGTTTATCTGGCTGAACAAAAGGCAAAAGCTTATACATTTTCTACTGAGAAAGAATTGCTGATTACTTCGGATACCATTGTGTGGTGTAATAAGAAGGTTTATAATAAGCCTGCTGATTTTGAAGAGGGAATGACAATGCTGAGAGAGCTTAGTGGTAAAATGCATGTAGTGTATACCGCGGTATGCTTAAAAACCCAAGGCAAATCGAAAACGTTTTACGATGCGAGTCATGTATACTTCAAAAATTTTGACGATAATGAAATTGCTTTTTATCTGAATACTTACAAGCCATATGATAAGGCCGGTGCATATGGTGTACAGGATTGGCTTGGATTTGTGGGTATCGAAAAAATTGAAGGAAGTTTTTATAACGTGATGGGACTACCGGTAAAAAAATTATGGGAAGAACTCTTGTTGTTCACTATTTAA